The following proteins are co-located in the Streptomyces sp. DT2A-34 genome:
- a CDS encoding DUF262 domain-containing protein, whose protein sequence is MLSGEIVLPKYQRAFVWEPEQVLYLLDSVRRNYPIGSLLMWRTSDRRLASGHEIAGLTAVPQVSGAPVQYVIDGQQRLASLVGAMHGEGARWRIGFDLAREEFLYLTEETPAGAHVIPVRDLDSAGSMMAWVLRDKPTDEHVRRAQALSDQFRGYQVPVVTMLEVTEEDSARIFERINSTGTRMDIVDLVRAGTWSSDFDLKEEIEQLLQVLDRKRYGRVDTKTMLRTISAAAGLGFSTKSIQDLRRLDRAELQDAVSEAGKAAARAVDFLFTQIRTPRAEALPYYNQFAVLVELFRQLPKPSADQYAAIGRWFWLTASSEYFKGWRESQMTADLDAVSAFANGQATEIETGAALPRDVLWQRTQFSRANAPTKLHVLLMSYEKPVDLNTGQAIDTDKALAGQNDKQFHHFFPRAFLKRRGVSAARANVCGNLIMLSAITNNNVSDSPPSVYLKDLIDWHGEDTLRARLRTCLVEEDAYQAALRDDYEGFLKARSRTLHARLIDLIGSAAEGGDGSRPDVTSMGAEESEEPDPVPDDAEPFDRDSVD, encoded by the coding sequence GTGCTGTCCGGAGAGATCGTTCTGCCGAAGTACCAGCGGGCGTTCGTCTGGGAGCCAGAACAGGTGCTCTATCTGCTGGACTCGGTCCGCCGGAACTATCCCATCGGCAGTTTGCTGATGTGGCGTACGTCCGACCGGAGGCTGGCCAGCGGTCACGAGATTGCTGGGCTGACCGCCGTTCCGCAGGTGTCCGGGGCTCCGGTGCAGTACGTCATCGATGGACAGCAGCGGCTGGCGAGTCTCGTGGGTGCGATGCACGGCGAGGGGGCACGGTGGAGGATCGGATTCGACCTGGCCCGTGAGGAATTCCTGTATCTCACGGAGGAGACCCCGGCCGGTGCGCACGTCATTCCCGTTCGCGACCTGGACTCGGCGGGCTCGATGATGGCGTGGGTGTTGAGGGATAAACCGACGGACGAGCACGTGCGGCGCGCTCAGGCGCTGAGCGATCAGTTTCGCGGGTACCAGGTACCGGTCGTGACCATGCTCGAGGTCACCGAGGAGGACTCGGCCCGCATCTTCGAGCGGATCAACAGCACGGGCACGAGGATGGACATCGTCGACCTTGTGCGCGCCGGGACCTGGTCGAGCGACTTCGACCTCAAGGAGGAGATCGAACAGCTGCTGCAGGTCCTCGACCGGAAGCGGTACGGCCGAGTCGACACCAAGACGATGCTCCGCACGATTTCCGCAGCCGCCGGCTTGGGGTTCTCCACGAAGTCCATCCAGGACCTGCGGCGTCTCGACCGCGCGGAGTTGCAGGACGCGGTGAGCGAGGCCGGCAAAGCGGCCGCTCGAGCGGTCGACTTCCTCTTCACCCAGATCCGGACCCCCCGCGCCGAGGCTCTGCCGTACTACAACCAGTTCGCGGTCCTGGTGGAGCTGTTCCGGCAGCTCCCCAAACCGTCCGCCGATCAGTACGCGGCGATCGGCCGGTGGTTCTGGCTGACGGCGAGTAGCGAGTACTTCAAGGGCTGGCGCGAGTCACAGATGACGGCCGACCTCGACGCGGTGAGCGCTTTCGCCAACGGCCAGGCGACGGAGATCGAGACGGGGGCGGCTCTGCCGCGCGACGTGCTCTGGCAGCGGACGCAGTTCTCCCGCGCCAACGCGCCAACCAAGCTGCACGTCTTGCTGATGTCGTACGAGAAGCCCGTGGACCTCAACACCGGCCAGGCCATCGACACCGACAAGGCGCTGGCCGGGCAGAACGACAAGCAATTCCACCACTTCTTCCCGCGCGCCTTTCTGAAGCGACGCGGAGTGAGCGCGGCTCGGGCGAACGTGTGCGGAAACCTGATCATGTTGAGCGCGATCACCAACAACAACGTCTCCGACTCTCCGCCCTCCGTGTATCTCAAGGACTTGATCGACTGGCACGGCGAGGACACTCTGAGAGCTCGGCTGCGGACCTGTCTCGTCGAGGAGGACGCCTACCAGGCTGCTCTGCGAGATGACTACGAGGGCTTCCTGAAGGCTCGCTCGCGGACCCTGCACGCGCGTCTGATCGACCTGATCGGATCGGCTGCCGAGGGCGGCGATGGCTCAAGGCCGGACGTCACGTCGATGGGCGCCGAGGAGTCCGAGGAGCCCGACCCCGTACCTGACGACGCGGAGCCGTTCGACCGCGACTCGGTCGACTGA
- a CDS encoding RadC family protein, whose product MREVPAQDRPRERLLDRGAEALSDRELLALLLGAGLAGQDAVELAGRLIARHGGLYALSRVPADELAASLPGVGPAKAARVAAAFQLGRRAAVQQAPGLRRVSGSADLAAAASPLLRGLRHERAVLVTCDGAGVVLRTSVLTDGASDRTLVPVRDTLARVLALGGTAFGVAHNHPTGRLTPSDADRLTTSRLAAGAEAVGLRFLDHVVVTDSGWRRVPPD is encoded by the coding sequence ATGAGGGAGGTCCCGGCGCAGGATCGGCCACGAGAACGGCTGCTCGACCGGGGTGCGGAGGCCCTGTCCGACCGGGAGCTTCTCGCACTGCTGCTGGGGGCGGGCCTGGCCGGCCAGGACGCCGTGGAACTGGCGGGTCGGTTGATCGCCCGGCACGGCGGGCTGTACGCACTGTCGCGAGTCCCTGCCGATGAGCTCGCCGCCAGCCTGCCGGGTGTAGGCCCGGCGAAGGCGGCGCGGGTCGCGGCGGCGTTCCAGTTGGGACGGCGGGCGGCGGTGCAGCAGGCTCCCGGCCTGCGGCGGGTTTCCGGCTCCGCCGACCTGGCGGCCGCCGCGAGCCCTCTCCTCCGTGGCTTGCGCCACGAACGCGCGGTTCTGGTGACCTGCGACGGGGCTGGCGTGGTCCTCCGCACCTCCGTCCTCACTGACGGCGCGTCCGACCGCACCCTGGTCCCGGTCCGCGACACGCTCGCTCGCGTTCTTGCCCTCGGCGGCACGGCGTTCGGTGTCGCCCATAACCACCCCACCGGCCGCCTGACGCCGAGCGACGCCGACCGCCTGACGACATCCCGCCTTGCGGCGGGGGCGGAGGCGGTCGGTCTGCGCTTCCTCGACCACGTGGTGGTCACGGATTCGGGATGGCGGCGGGTCCCGCCCGACTGA
- a CDS encoding nucleotidyl transferase AbiEii/AbiGii toxin family protein: MTGRYRNAADLRRALEARLKQEAAETGADLARRRRLVVFDRLAARLAEDRAGGWVLKGGAVMEFRFTGRARTTKDLDLAVRPDPVGGGLDGDAVRDLLIEALDRDLDADGFRFRVAAPVALKADVAGRGGWRFSVEAHLAGKVFAGVRVDVVDRGEEITLTERLPLPNTLEFAGAPARAIEAVDRRQHFAEKLHALTRDYGDRPNTRVKDLVDLVLLIESGLSGDMDLLKAVRHVFAVRATHEVPLVLPDPPPRWRDDYPEIARELATSIPPTLDAAMALVRELWARTLAEDAGTGDGDTAFPGRNEQKDQLN; this comes from the coding sequence GTGACCGGGCGGTACCGGAATGCGGCGGACCTGAGGAGGGCGCTGGAGGCGCGACTCAAGCAGGAGGCCGCCGAGACCGGTGCGGACCTGGCTCGACGACGGCGGCTGGTCGTCTTCGACCGCCTCGCGGCGCGGCTGGCCGAGGACCGCGCCGGCGGCTGGGTACTGAAGGGCGGTGCCGTCATGGAGTTCCGCTTCACCGGGCGCGCGCGCACCACCAAGGACCTCGACCTGGCCGTACGGCCTGATCCGGTCGGCGGAGGTCTTGACGGGGATGCGGTCCGCGACCTGCTCATCGAGGCTCTGGACCGCGACCTCGACGCCGACGGATTCCGGTTCCGTGTCGCGGCGCCGGTGGCCCTGAAGGCGGACGTCGCCGGGCGGGGTGGGTGGCGCTTCTCCGTCGAGGCGCACCTGGCGGGGAAGGTCTTCGCCGGTGTCAGGGTGGACGTGGTCGACCGTGGCGAGGAGATCACACTCACCGAGCGCCTGCCCCTCCCCAACACGCTGGAGTTCGCCGGTGCGCCAGCGCGTGCGATCGAGGCGGTCGACCGGCGTCAACACTTCGCGGAGAAACTCCACGCGCTCACCCGCGACTACGGCGATCGGCCCAATACCCGGGTCAAGGACCTGGTGGACCTCGTGCTCCTGATCGAGAGCGGGCTCTCCGGCGACATGGACCTGTTGAAGGCCGTGCGACACGTGTTCGCGGTACGGGCCACGCACGAGGTTCCCCTCGTGCTTCCTGACCCGCCGCCGCGGTGGCGGGACGACTATCCGGAGATCGCCAGGGAGTTGGCGACCAGCATTCCACCGACCCTCGACGCCGCGATGGCCTTGGTCCGCGAGCTGTGGGCCCGGACGCTTGCTGAGGACGCAGGGACGGGCGACGGAGACACCGCATTTCCGGGACGGAACGAGCAGAAGGACCAACTGAACTGA
- the hsdR gene encoding EcoAI/FtnUII family type I restriction enzme subunit R, translated as MTFGSYQMTEDETCKRFVLPALAASGWATQQIRSQYGINNGQLVPTKRRHRKGRPLVADYVLEYVADVPIAVVEAKRYRLSAENGVEQARRYARKLGLRFAYATNGREIVEIDFSDPKRPVIRDIQEFPSPQELWGRFLQDQGVSDTPLGERLLSTPYDYTLRNSDSTSQRPRYYQRVAVTRALAALARDERRILLVLATGTGKTMLALQLVARLMNAPEAFGGRKPRVLYLADRNMLVDDPKDRYFQEVFGKDDVHKITGGQAKRGRKVYFALYQTLEQGAPGEELYRQYPKDYFDVVIVDECHRGSAASDGRWRRILQHFSPAVQIGLTATPVADDRRKTDTYEYFGNPVFTYSLKDGIEDGFLSPYRLRRVRLNVDVEGYRPQPGEKDIYGREIPDDLYGPKDYERVMVILERTELAARYLLDHLRATAEEGRLGKTLVFCENNDHAARMRTALFNGAPEEVAALPDFVRRIVGDDGSHGGEALEEFRKADSNEPVIAVTSKLLSTGVDIPPVRNVVLFRRMASMPEFKQVIGRGTRLCPEIGKESFDIIDFVEASRLFDDPAFDGPPLKVVRDWTDDQGEVVDSEDLTPAPESGPDMDAESAAEPQAEYTQQDGGVFDADGDSVAGAQDGDITDDEEIDRILSRSRNRFTVKDVDVYKVGELRYILKDDGKRLQLVTVQQWVHDRVLELDLDPAQLRTQWAQAKSRAVLMEALKSAQIDVERLPEELGMREVDPVDLLVSVAWEGLAVVSRDERLTWFRREHAEFLASFEPRAREVLEAMLLKFEESGSPQLKVETLRVPPFTEMGRVAELTSRFGEPGKAHQAIDDLAARLLTAV; from the coding sequence ATGACCTTCGGTTCGTATCAGATGACCGAGGACGAGACGTGCAAGCGGTTCGTCCTCCCGGCACTCGCGGCCTCCGGGTGGGCCACTCAGCAGATCAGGTCCCAGTACGGGATCAACAACGGACAACTCGTGCCGACCAAGAGGCGTCACCGCAAGGGAAGGCCGCTGGTCGCCGACTACGTCCTCGAGTACGTCGCGGACGTGCCGATCGCCGTGGTGGAGGCCAAGCGATACCGGCTCAGCGCGGAGAACGGGGTCGAGCAGGCGCGGCGGTACGCGCGCAAGTTGGGGCTGAGATTCGCCTACGCCACCAACGGCCGTGAGATCGTGGAGATCGACTTCAGCGACCCGAAGCGGCCGGTGATCCGGGACATCCAGGAGTTCCCCTCCCCGCAGGAGCTCTGGGGGCGGTTCCTTCAGGACCAGGGTGTGAGTGACACGCCGCTCGGCGAGCGACTTCTCTCGACCCCGTACGACTACACGCTGCGCAACTCCGACAGCACCTCCCAGCGGCCGCGCTACTACCAGCGGGTGGCCGTGACAAGGGCCTTGGCCGCTCTGGCCCGCGACGAGCGGCGCATCCTACTCGTCCTGGCGACGGGCACGGGCAAGACCATGCTCGCACTCCAACTGGTGGCTCGGCTGATGAACGCCCCCGAGGCTTTCGGCGGCCGGAAGCCACGTGTGCTGTACCTCGCGGACCGCAACATGCTCGTCGATGATCCCAAGGACCGCTACTTTCAGGAAGTGTTCGGGAAGGACGACGTCCACAAGATCACGGGAGGTCAGGCCAAGCGCGGACGGAAGGTCTACTTCGCCCTGTACCAGACCCTGGAGCAGGGTGCGCCGGGAGAGGAGCTGTACCGGCAGTACCCGAAGGACTACTTCGACGTCGTCATCGTGGACGAGTGCCACCGAGGGAGCGCCGCCAGTGACGGTCGCTGGCGGAGGATCCTTCAGCACTTCTCGCCGGCCGTACAGATCGGCCTGACCGCCACGCCGGTCGCCGATGACAGGCGGAAGACCGACACGTACGAGTACTTCGGCAACCCCGTCTTCACGTACTCGCTCAAGGACGGCATCGAGGACGGATTCCTCTCGCCGTACCGACTGCGCAGGGTCCGGCTGAACGTGGACGTGGAGGGTTACCGGCCGCAGCCGGGTGAGAAGGACATCTACGGCCGGGAGATCCCTGACGATCTCTACGGCCCCAAGGACTACGAACGGGTCATGGTGATCCTCGAGCGGACCGAGTTGGCGGCGCGGTACCTCCTTGACCATCTGCGCGCCACGGCCGAGGAGGGGCGGCTCGGCAAGACCCTCGTCTTCTGCGAGAACAACGACCACGCGGCCCGTATGCGGACCGCGTTGTTCAACGGCGCCCCCGAGGAGGTGGCCGCGCTCCCGGACTTCGTGCGGCGCATCGTCGGAGACGACGGTTCGCACGGTGGCGAAGCGCTGGAGGAGTTCCGCAAGGCAGACAGCAACGAGCCAGTCATCGCGGTGACGTCGAAGCTGCTGTCGACGGGAGTGGACATACCACCGGTGCGGAATGTGGTGCTGTTCCGGCGCATGGCCTCCATGCCGGAGTTCAAGCAGGTCATCGGCAGGGGCACTCGACTCTGCCCAGAGATCGGCAAGGAGTCGTTCGACATCATCGACTTCGTCGAGGCGTCGCGGCTCTTCGACGATCCGGCCTTCGACGGGCCGCCGCTCAAGGTGGTCCGGGACTGGACCGACGATCAGGGTGAGGTGGTGGACTCGGAGGATCTGACCCCTGCGCCTGAGTCCGGGCCGGATATGGACGCCGAGTCCGCCGCTGAGCCGCAGGCGGAGTACACCCAGCAGGACGGCGGTGTTTTTGACGCTGATGGCGACTCCGTGGCAGGAGCGCAGGACGGCGACATCACCGACGACGAGGAGATCGACAGGATTCTTTCCCGCTCCAGGAACCGGTTCACGGTCAAGGATGTCGACGTCTACAAGGTGGGTGAGCTGCGGTACATCCTCAAGGACGACGGAAAACGACTCCAACTGGTCACCGTGCAACAGTGGGTGCACGACCGGGTGCTGGAACTCGATCTCGACCCGGCCCAGTTGCGCACTCAGTGGGCGCAGGCGAAGAGCCGTGCCGTTCTGATGGAGGCGCTGAAGTCGGCACAGATCGATGTGGAGCGTCTGCCCGAGGAGTTGGGCATGCGCGAGGTGGACCCCGTGGACCTGCTGGTGTCCGTGGCCTGGGAGGGGCTCGCCGTCGTGAGCCGGGACGAACGGCTGACGTGGTTCCGCCGGGAGCACGCGGAGTTCCTGGCCTCCTTCGAGCCCCGGGCCAGGGAGGTGCTCGAAGCGATGCTCCTGAAGTTCGAGGAGTCGGGGTCGCCGCAACTGAAGGTGGAGACGCTCAGGGTGCCGCCGTTCACCGAAATGGGGCGGGTGGCGGAGCTGACCAGCCGGTTCGGAGAGCCAGGCAAGGCACATCAGGCCATCGACGATCTGGCGGCCCGGCTACTCACCGCGGTCTGA
- a CDS encoding restriction endonuclease subunit S, which yields MTSEEVYRIAGVRGFGNGVFAREQITGGQTSYKVLHRMAGGQFVMSRLKAFEGAIALVPDEFDGYFASPEFPTFSLREGVGESRYVKHLFGWPAFWDMLKGESKGIGARRERVSAERLLALQVPLPHLNEQRRIADKLDAAMGSITRVAQLKKESDALVQQHADSLLRSVDQVATLGSALRVDQDFVDVSSDEKYAVTGIYSFGKGLIKRPVIQGSETAYPRFARLRKGQIVMSKLNAWEGALAVVDESFSGTYVSPEYPVFSLNTETAHPAYIGHLLAWPELWSRLTPRGSMVRRKRTTPATLLSTEVPLPPLPEQRRIAERLTLARRVAEAGARQVVDLEVLRKGLLDAAFSGRL from the coding sequence GTGACCTCAGAAGAGGTCTATCGCATCGCTGGGGTTCGTGGATTCGGAAATGGGGTGTTCGCGCGCGAGCAAATTACAGGTGGGCAGACCAGCTACAAGGTGCTTCACCGAATGGCCGGTGGACAGTTCGTCATGAGCCGCCTAAAGGCGTTCGAGGGGGCGATCGCGCTAGTGCCGGACGAATTCGACGGATACTTCGCTTCCCCAGAGTTCCCTACCTTCTCTTTGAGGGAGGGAGTTGGGGAAAGTCGTTACGTGAAGCACTTGTTTGGCTGGCCAGCCTTCTGGGATATGCTGAAAGGCGAGTCTAAGGGAATCGGCGCCCGTCGAGAGCGGGTCAGTGCAGAGCGTTTGCTAGCGCTCCAAGTACCTCTGCCGCACCTGAATGAACAGCGCCGCATCGCCGACAAGCTGGACGCGGCGATGGGCAGTATTACCCGAGTGGCGCAGCTGAAGAAGGAGTCGGACGCGCTAGTGCAACAGCACGCGGATTCGCTGCTCAGGTCTGTGGACCAGGTTGCGACCCTCGGCTCCGCTCTGCGCGTCGACCAGGACTTTGTCGACGTTTCGTCAGACGAGAAGTACGCCGTCACCGGTATCTACAGCTTCGGCAAGGGGCTCATCAAGCGTCCCGTCATTCAGGGCTCCGAGACCGCGTATCCGCGATTCGCGCGCCTGCGTAAGGGCCAAATCGTGATGAGCAAGCTGAACGCATGGGAAGGCGCGCTAGCCGTCGTCGACGAGAGTTTCTCGGGCACTTACGTCTCGCCCGAGTACCCGGTTTTCAGCCTGAACACCGAGACCGCGCACCCCGCGTACATCGGCCACCTCCTCGCGTGGCCGGAACTGTGGTCCAGGCTGACGCCTCGTGGCTCGATGGTGCGACGCAAGCGCACCACCCCGGCCACCCTGCTCTCCACGGAGGTCCCGCTCCCTCCGCTGCCGGAACAGCGCCGCATCGCTGAACGCCTCACGCTGGCCCGCCGCGTCGCCGAGGCCGGCGCCCGGCAAGTCGTCGACCTGGAGGTGCTGCGTAAGGGCCTGCTCGACGCCGCCTTCTCCGGGCGCCTGTAG
- a CDS encoding type III PLP-dependent enzyme, with amino-acid sequence MNTENDRNDRNVNWSGIADQYGTPAYVYDGDGLVENFRELRAALHPGLEIFYSLKANPNRSVYELLRAAGAGAEVSSLAELRTALAVGTSPRDILFLGPGKSTEEIAAAVDARIYGIVCESFGELDLIERCARERGVRQRVLLRINPAYSVTGSRLTMGGRPRQFGIDEAALSAAHDLGSRYQHAHIAGIQVYMGTRILDEEIIVKNTAYVLDLADRVAAATGVPLEVVDIGGGMGVAYFDGEHDLDVTELAKQLNPLLDTFASTHPDTRMIMESGRYLTARFGTYLMRVRYTKESMGERFAVTDGGTHHHMAAVGIGSFVKRNFPIELLAGESDSETPGPWNVTGPLCTPNDTVAKNAQLPPLHRGDLLGVHRSGAYGPTASPVFFLSHGYPAEVVLLGGRSFLARTRDTVDDLLSRQPEHALGSYVQG; translated from the coding sequence ATGAACACGGAGAACGACAGGAACGACAGGAACGTCAACTGGTCCGGCATAGCCGACCAGTACGGGACTCCTGCCTACGTCTACGACGGTGACGGCCTGGTCGAGAACTTCCGGGAGCTGCGGGCCGCCCTGCATCCGGGACTGGAGATCTTCTACTCCCTGAAGGCGAACCCCAATCGAAGCGTGTACGAGCTGCTGCGCGCTGCCGGAGCCGGTGCCGAGGTGTCCTCCCTGGCCGAGCTGCGGACAGCGTTGGCCGTCGGCACCTCGCCCCGGGACATCCTGTTCCTCGGCCCCGGCAAGAGCACCGAGGAAATCGCCGCGGCCGTCGACGCCCGCATATACGGCATCGTCTGTGAGTCCTTCGGCGAACTGGACCTCATCGAGCGGTGCGCGCGCGAACGCGGAGTACGCCAGCGGGTGCTCCTGCGCATCAATCCCGCGTACTCGGTGACCGGTTCGCGACTCACCATGGGGGGCCGCCCCCGCCAGTTCGGCATCGACGAGGCCGCGCTGTCGGCCGCGCACGACCTCGGCTCCAGGTATCAGCACGCCCATATCGCCGGAATCCAGGTGTACATGGGTACGCGCATCCTGGACGAAGAGATCATCGTGAAGAACACCGCCTACGTCCTCGATCTGGCCGACCGGGTGGCCGCGGCCACCGGCGTTCCCCTGGAGGTCGTGGACATCGGCGGGGGCATGGGGGTGGCCTACTTCGACGGTGAGCACGACCTCGATGTGACCGAGCTGGCGAAGCAACTCAATCCCCTGCTCGACACGTTCGCATCAACACACCCCGACACCAGGATGATCATGGAGTCCGGCCGGTATCTGACGGCTCGCTTCGGCACCTACCTCATGCGGGTTCGCTACACGAAGGAGTCCATGGGGGAGCGATTCGCCGTGACGGACGGCGGCACGCACCATCACATGGCCGCGGTCGGTATCGGCTCGTTCGTGAAACGGAACTTCCCCATCGAACTGCTGGCCGGCGAAAGCGACTCGGAGACACCCGGTCCCTGGAACGTCACCGGACCGCTGTGCACACCGAACGACACGGTCGCCAAGAACGCCCAGCTTCCGCCGTTGCACCGCGGAGACCTGCTCGGAGTGCACAGATCGGGAGCGTACGGCCCGACCGCCTCACCCGTCTTCTTCCTCAGCCACGGCTACCCCGCCGAGGTCGTACTCCTCGGCGGACGGTCCTTCCTGGCACGTACCCGGGACACCGTCGATGACCTTCTCAGCCGTCAGCCCGAGCACGCACTCGGGTCGTACGTCCAGGGGTGA
- a CDS encoding class I SAM-dependent DNA methyltransferase: MAATRRKAAEKAPVTTQARLASLIKSARDTMRKDAGMNGDLDRLPQLSWLLFLKAFEERVEEEGEALDPGGYRRAIEKPYRWTDWATDEDLSGNELKAFVNDELIPYLAGLGREADRGAEDPRNVISLIFKDVVNRMQSGTLLRDLVNIVNKIHFISHDDIHTMAFVYESILREMRDAAGDSGEFYTPRPVNRFMVRQSFLELGETILDPACGTGGFLVQAYEELEGRVKTETQQRELHANLKGIEKKPLPYLLASMNLLLHGVHAPRLRRENALLTMRNAQAADKVDVVLTNPPFGGEEESSVVTAFPSAFQTQETAWLFLYSILDQLKLGGRCAIVLPNGSLFASGENSIGAKIKKKLMKECNLHTVVRLPQGVFAPYTQIPSNILFFEKTGPTRDVWFYEIPLPEGRRGYTKTKPQQLEEYDDCVAWWGGKTREGREAGERAWSVPAAEIIADGYNLDRPNPHIGDELAHRTPEELVDELVKTEEEILRLLTELREGLGGER; this comes from the coding sequence ATGGCAGCGACCAGAAGGAAAGCGGCGGAAAAGGCACCCGTCACCACTCAGGCTCGCCTGGCGTCCCTGATCAAGTCCGCGCGCGACACCATGCGCAAGGACGCCGGCATGAACGGCGACCTGGACCGGTTGCCGCAGCTGTCCTGGCTCCTGTTCCTCAAAGCATTCGAGGAGCGCGTCGAGGAGGAGGGCGAGGCGCTGGACCCGGGCGGATACCGCCGGGCGATCGAGAAGCCATACCGTTGGACGGACTGGGCGACGGACGAGGACCTCAGCGGCAACGAGCTGAAGGCCTTCGTTAACGACGAGCTGATCCCCTACCTGGCGGGCCTGGGCAGGGAGGCCGACCGGGGGGCGGAGGACCCGCGCAACGTCATCTCGCTGATCTTCAAGGACGTCGTCAACCGCATGCAGTCGGGAACGCTGCTGCGTGACCTCGTGAACATCGTCAACAAGATTCACTTCATCTCGCACGACGACATCCACACCATGGCGTTCGTCTACGAGTCGATCCTGCGGGAGATGCGCGACGCGGCCGGCGACTCCGGCGAGTTCTACACACCGCGCCCCGTCAACCGCTTCATGGTGCGGCAGTCGTTCCTCGAACTCGGCGAGACGATCCTCGACCCGGCCTGTGGGACCGGCGGATTCCTGGTGCAGGCGTACGAGGAACTGGAGGGGAGGGTCAAGACCGAGACGCAGCAGCGCGAGCTCCACGCGAACCTCAAGGGCATCGAGAAGAAACCGCTGCCGTATCTGCTGGCCTCGATGAACCTGCTCCTCCACGGCGTTCACGCCCCCCGCCTCCGGCGCGAGAACGCACTCCTCACTATGCGGAACGCGCAGGCGGCGGACAAGGTGGACGTGGTCCTCACCAACCCGCCGTTCGGCGGGGAGGAGGAGTCGTCGGTCGTCACGGCCTTCCCGTCCGCCTTCCAGACGCAGGAGACGGCCTGGCTCTTCCTGTACTCGATCTTGGACCAGCTGAAGCTGGGCGGCCGCTGTGCGATCGTCCTGCCGAACGGCTCGCTCTTCGCCTCCGGCGAGAACTCGATCGGCGCGAAGATCAAGAAGAAGCTGATGAAGGAGTGCAACCTGCACACCGTCGTTCGCCTTCCCCAGGGGGTTTTCGCTCCCTATACGCAGATCCCGTCCAACATCCTCTTCTTCGAGAAGACCGGCCCCACGCGGGACGTCTGGTTCTACGAGATCCCCCTCCCGGAGGGCCGCCGCGGCTACACCAAGACGAAGCCGCAGCAGCTGGAGGAGTACGACGACTGCGTGGCCTGGTGGGGCGGCAAGACGCGCGAGGGCCGCGAGGCGGGGGAGCGCGCGTGGTCGGTCCCGGCGGCGGAGATCATCGCGGACGGCTACAACCTCGATCGCCCCAACCCGCACATCGGGGATGAGTTGGCCCACCGAACGCCGGAGGAGCTGGTGGACGAGCTGGTGAAGACGGAAGAGGAGATCCTCCGGTTGCTGACGGAGTTGCGCGAAGGGCTGGGCGGAGAGCGATGA
- the ychF gene encoding redox-regulated ATPase YchF, producing the protein MSLTIGIVGLPNVGKSTLFNALTKNDVLAANYPFATIEPNVGVVGVPDARLTKLAEIFSSQRILPATVDFVDIAGIVRGASEGEGLGNKFLANIRESDAICQVIRAFKDENVVHVDGKVSPKDDIETINTELILADLQTIEKVLPRLQKESRIKKDIAPKVKAVEEAKEILEKGDTLFAHGIVQGTERNELLHDLHLLTTKPFLYVFNVDEDELVDEDFKNEQRALVAPAEAIFLNAKLEADLAELDEEDAMELLESVGAEEPGLATLARVGFNTLGLQTYLTAGPKESRAWTIKKGATAPEAAGVIHTDFQKGFIKAEVISFADLVETGSVTEARAKGKARMEGKDYVMQDGDVVEFRFNV; encoded by the coding sequence GTGTCGCTCACGATCGGAATCGTCGGTCTGCCGAATGTCGGCAAGTCGACCCTGTTCAACGCCCTGACCAAGAACGACGTGCTCGCGGCCAACTACCCGTTCGCCACGATCGAGCCGAACGTCGGCGTGGTCGGTGTCCCCGACGCGCGGCTCACCAAGCTGGCCGAGATCTTCTCCTCCCAGCGGATCCTCCCCGCGACCGTCGACTTCGTCGACATCGCCGGCATCGTGCGCGGCGCCTCCGAGGGTGAGGGCCTGGGCAACAAGTTCCTCGCGAACATCCGTGAGTCCGACGCGATCTGCCAGGTCATCCGCGCCTTCAAGGACGAGAACGTCGTCCACGTCGACGGCAAGGTCTCACCCAAGGACGACATCGAGACGATCAACACCGAGCTGATCCTCGCCGACCTCCAGACCATCGAGAAGGTCCTGCCCCGGCTCCAGAAGGAGTCGCGGATCAAGAAGGACATCGCGCCGAAGGTGAAGGCCGTCGAGGAGGCCAAGGAGATCCTGGAGAAGGGCGACACGCTCTTCGCGCACGGCATCGTCCAGGGCACCGAGCGCAACGAGCTCCTGCACGACCTGCACCTGCTCACCACCAAGCCCTTCCTCTACGTCTTCAACGTCGACGAGGACGAGCTGGTCGACGAGGACTTCAAGAACGAGCAGCGCGCCCTGGTGGCCCCCGCCGAGGCGATCTTCCTCAACGCCAAGCTGGAGGCGGACCTCGCCGAGCTCGACGAGGAGGACGCGATGGAGCTGCTGGAGTCGGTGGGCGCCGAGGAGCCCGGCCTCGCGACCCTCGCCCGCGTCGGCTTCAACACCCTCGGCCTGCAGACCTACCTGACGGCCGGCCCCAAGGAATCCCGCGCCTGGACCATCAAGAAGGGCGCCACCGCTCCCGAGGCCGCAGGCGTCATCCACACCGACTTCCAGAAGGGCTTCATCAAGGCCGAGGTCATCTCCTTCGCCGACCTGGTGGAGACCGGCTCGGTGACCGAGGCCCGTGCCAAGGGGAAGGCGCGGATGGAGGGTAAGGACTACGTGATGCAGGACGGGGACGTGGTGGAGTTCCGCTTCAACGTGTAG